AGGGTATTATCGACTTTGGTTCAACAGCGAAAAGTACGGCGTGATGCCCGGCGAAAAGCAAATCGAGTTCAGCACCACTCGAAAGATTCTCGGATTGAACTCCGAAGAAGAAGGCGGAGTCGGTGAAGAATCCGAAGCTGGACCACCTGTCGAAAACTCAGGTGTGGAAGAGTTCCATGAAGCTTATCGGAAAGACTCCAAAATCGTCGTGACAGTTGATGACGATTCATCCACCTTCGACTTCGATCTGGCAAGTGATGGGTCGACTTCCCAACCTCTCTAAGAAATCGCCAGACTGAAAACTGCACCTTCTGTGCTCTCGTTTAACTACCAAATTCAAACGAGAGCACAGAACCGGTCAGTACGCTTCATGATCTCGTGAGACAGAGAGTGCTCAATCTCTTCCGAGCATGCGATCCGCTGTTTTCATACCGCGCGGAATTACCGGCCGTCTCAATCAATCGCTAATCCGAGTCCAAACCTTGAGATCTCGGGATGCCAAAAGATCTCCGATACGCTCGCGAGTAATCGCTGAGTGAGGGCTTGTTTTGTGAACCTCGAAGGCAGCTTCGTCTTGATAGATTTCGTAGACCGAAAATACTGTCGGTTCATCGATTGATTGACAGACATCGAACTGTCGACAGCCTTCTTCATTCTCTCTCGAAGAACGGGCTTGAAACAGAATGGCTTCGCGAAACTCTTCAATGCAATCAGGTTTCGTCTCGAATCTGACCGTAACAACCAGCATTTTACCTCCCCATTCGCTGCCAGCCTCTTTCTGCTGGCTCTTGTCTTGTGATGAGCGATCGCGGTGCTTCTTCAAGTCACGCTGCGTCTTCGAATTCGTTCGACGCCCACGAAAATCGCCAAAGCCGCCTCTTCTCGTTGCAAATCAAAGTAGGCAAAAGAATTACGCCGCTCATTGTTCTTTGACGAGCACGTCGTCAAAATAGAGGGCTATACTAGTTGACCCTGATGCGATTATTCCAGACCTGCCGTATTCGATGAGCGTTTCCACCACGATGTTCCGCCTCCACAAATTGTCGGCCGCCTCACTCGCAATCATCCTGAACAGTCTCGCCTTGACTCTTCTGGTTGATGCCAGACCATGCTGCGCGAATCCGACGGATGTGAAGCAAGCGAGCACCGCATTCTTCACGTCAAACTGCCTGGACTGCCATGACTCGTCCACCGCTGAAGGCGGACTCGATCTGACAGCTGTGGAAGGTTCGATCGACGAAGCACGATGGCTGGACACCTGGGTCCGCATCTTTGACAAGATCGAAGCTGGAGAAATGCCGCCACCAGATGCGAGCACTCTCTCGAAGGAAAATCGAGAGGACTTTCTGTCGACGATTCGACCGCTCCTTGTCGAAGCTCATGCCGCTCAAAAAGGGACACAACTCCGACGACTCAATGCTTCAGAGTACCAGAACACTCTCAACGACATGTTTGGGACAAACTTGAAGCTGGCGGAACTCCTCCCGCCTGACAGCTTGTCTCATGAGTTCGATAACATTGGTTCAGCGTTGAATATGTCGATGGTTCAGTTGCAGCGATACCTCGATGCAGCAGATCTCGTCCTCGAAACCAGCATTGCAAAAAACACATCTCCACCCGAGTCCATTCACATCGATGCTTCGTATGCGAAAACTGCGAACGCCGATCGATTTCTCGGGAAGAACTGGTTGAAACTTCCAGACGATGCTGTCGTTTTCTTTCAACCGTGGGGTTACCCCACCGGTATGTTGAGAGAAGCCGGGACGCGATCCGCAGGCTGGTACCGAATTCGAATCACAGGGTATGCCTACCAGTCAGATGAACCGATCGAGTTTTCCGTCGGTGCCACAACATTTGCTCGCGGGCTGGAACGTCCGACTTTCGAGTACTTCGCAATGCCGCCCGGAGAGCCGACAACGATCGAGCTGACAGCCTGGATCGAAGATCGCTACATGATCGAAATCACTCCGTATGGAATTTATGACACCAAATACGCCATTAAGAAGTTGGGCATCGATCGGTATCGTGGACCGGGACTGGCAATTCTGAATGTCGAACTCGATGGTCCATTAACCGAGGAGTTTCCCAGCCGTGGCCATCGACTTCTCTTCGATGGAGTCGATCGACACGAAGTCCCTCCGAAGAACCCGAAGGACAAAGAAAAATCCTGGTACCAGCCTCGATTTGAAGTTGTCGCGGACGATCCGTTGATCGTTGCTGCACACTCACTACAAAGAGTCGCAACGGCAGCCTTTCGCCGACCTGCCACGGACGAAGACGTTCAACCCTACCGGGAGTTGTTTCGCTCACATGTCGAAAACGGTGAGTCAATCGAAGAGGCTTTGAAGACAGCTACGGCAGCCATCATGTGCTCGCCACGTTTTCTCTTTCTCCAGGAGCCCGCTGGCCCACTGGACGACTACGCACTCGCAACTCGCTTGTCGTACTTTTTGACGCGAACAAGTCCGGATGCAGAACTACTCGCAGCTGCCTCGAAAGGAGAATTAACTTCCAACCCGGAAACTCTACGATCGCAAACATCTCGGCTGATCAAGAGCGAGAAGTTCGAAAGGTTTCTCTCTGATTTTTCTGAGTCCTGGCTGAATCTCCGAGAACTCGAATTCACAACTCCAGATTCGGTTCTCTTTCCTGAATACGATCAGTTCCTCCTCCACTCGATGCGGCGTGAGACACTCGCTTACCTCGAAACGCTGATCAAGGAAGATCTGCCGATTGAAACACTCGTGAAGTCTGACTTTGCCATGATCAATAGCCGGTTGGCTGATCACTACGGACTTCCTGAAGTGGATGGTCCCGAGATCCGCAAGGTCGCTCTCGGCGATGACGAAGCGAGTCAGATCCGCGGAGGTTTTTTAACTCAGGCAGCAGTTTTGAAAGTCTCTGCCAACGGAACGAATACATCTCCTGTTGTTCGTGGAGTCTGGGTGCTGGAACGAATCCTAGGCATCACACCTTCCCCCCCTCCCCCGGGAGTTCCTGGAGTGGAGCCAGACACGCGTGGAGCTTCGACACTCCGTCAGATTCTCGCCAAACACCGCAATCTCGAGAACTGCCGCTCATGCCACCAGATGATCGATCCTCCCGGCTTCGCGCTCGAGAGTTTTAATCCGATTGGAGCCTGGCGAGACCGCTATCGCATTACATCCGGTCGAGGAACACCCATCTCGAAAATCGTGCATGGCAGAAAGACTCGCTACAAACTCGGGTTGCATGTGGACGCATCTGGAGAGACTCTGGACGGCAAGAAATTCAAAGGATTTGTCGAGTTTCGAGATCAACTCAGCCAAGAGAAAGAAACATTGACCCGAACATTCGTTGAGAAACTTCTGACGTTTGCCACAGGTCGCGAACTCGGATTCTCAGATCGAGAGGAAATCGATCTGATCGTGCAACATTCGATCGAAAATCAAACCGGGATCGGGGAACTCGTGTACGCTGTCGTTGAAAGCGAAATTTTTCGAAGCAAATAGACGACACACCGAAACGAGTCGTGACCCACATTTCAGTCCAGAAACTTGAGAGTCGAGATGTTCTAAAATCACTTCGAATAGATCGACGAACGAGCGGTTTTATTGACAGAGTTGTTCATCCTCAGATTGACATTAACCACAGCAGCCCCATGTCGACATCTAAACGCGTCTACTTTTCGACAACTCGAACTCTCAACCGACGCCACTTTCTGCGCGGCGCAGGAGCTGCCGTCGTTGGACTTCCATTTCTCGACGCGATGGTTCCCGCGTTTCAGAGTTCTGCTCGAGCCAGTGCTGCCTCGCAGCAGGCCACACCGCGCCGATTCGTGGCTCTATGTGCGACACTCGGTTTCCACACGCCGTTCCTGTTTCCGTCCAAAGAAGGGTCTCTCGACGGAAGCACTCCGTACCTCAACCAGATGCAGGATCATCTTGACCATTTGACTGTGATTTCGGGACTCGCTCATCCCGAACAACAGGGTAACAACGGTCATGCATCCGAGCTGACCTGGCTTACCTCCGCTCAACGTCCGGGGCTGGCTGGCTTCAAGAACACAATTTCCATCGATCAATTGATGGCAGAGAAAGTCGGGTTGGAAACTCGATTTCCGAGCTTGGTTTTGTCCACAAGCGGACGCTCCATGTCCTGGAATTCGAACGGTGTTGAAATTCCCGGCGAGACCCGCCCGTCGAACGTCTTCAAAGCACTTTTCGTCAACGGATCGAGTGCTGAAGTGCAACGTGAACTCAAACAACTTGATCGCGGCCAAAGCATTCTCGACACAGTCAAAGGAGACGCAGAAAAACTCAACAGCAAGCTTGGGATACAAGATCAGCGCAAACTCGACGAGTATTTCACAGCGATCCGCGAACTCGAAGTTCGTCTCAATCAATCGAAATCCTGGGCCACTCGACCCAAACCAGAAGTCGACGCCAAAGCTCCCGTCGACATCTCTGACCGTGCGGATGCGATTGGACGTCAGAATCTGATGTACGACATGCTCGTCCTCGCCCTGCAAAGCGATTCGACCCGCACGGCAACCTTCCAGCTCAGCGGAATGAACGCCGTCCCCGCCATCGACGGAGTCTCGACGGACTGGCATCAGCTCTCCCATCATGGGAAAGACCCGGAGAAGATCGACGAACTGAAAATCATCGAACAGGCTGAGTTCGCAGCTTTCAATCGGTTCCTCGCCAAGATGAAAGACGTTGTCGAAACCGAATCAACTCTACTCGACCGAACCACCATTCTTTATGGTTCAAACCTCGGCAACGCGAGCAGCCACAGCCCTCGCAATTTGCCTGTGATGATTGCAGGTGGAGGATTTCAACACGGCAACTATGTCGCTCACGATGATGTCGACAACACCCCCTTTGCGAATTTATTCGTCACCTTCGCTCAGCAGATGGGACTCGACATCGACACATTCGGCAGCAGCACTGCCACCGGAGTCCGAGGTCTCGAACAGCGAAACTCCTGATAGGTTGAGCCTACTAAACGCCGAAGCTCCCGGTTTGCCGCGTCTACCAATTCCTCCCAGTCTTTCATGATCTCTCGTTAATTTTCGCCACGGGAATTTTCGAAACAATTTCTGTTGATTCAGATTCTGGCTCCCGTATTTTGAAGTAGTCCCACTGGATTGGGACTGTACGTACGGAAACAATTGATGTCGAAAAGATGAAACGCAGCCCCGTCGCACAAATGACATGCTGCGAAGAATCATGCTGTAAAAACTGACATTGTCGTCAGTTTTCAATACTTGGCTGAGTCATCAGATTTCGAAGCAACGCTTTACGAATGCGTTGTCGTGAGGAGTCTGTCGAGTCAGCAAGTGAAAACTCCTTGCGGATATGGGCTCACAATGAGTGGTGATTCGCAGATTCTCTTGGCACTTTCTTTCATCGCGCTGCTGGTCGTTTCGCCAAGCAGCCCGGTTCAAGGTCAGGAAATCGGTACGGAGCCAGTGGCCATCGTTGGCCAACCTTCTCAACCTGAATCAGTCCCACCCGAGAGCTCTTCTGGCGAGTCCCCGCTCTACAAGGCGATTAGTGAGCTGTTGGATGCAGGTTTTCAGAAGGGGCCAGTCGAAGCTTCAACTCTCGATGCAATCTACAATCGGCAGCGCAACGAACTCGGTGGCGAATCCAGTTTACTGGACTATGCCTATTCGATCGTGCTGCGAAAGAACTTTCAGGCTGCCGAAGGTACATCCAAGCTTCAAGAAGCAGCGTCTGCGACCGAACCGGTGTTGCTCGCCCGTGAAGAGTTGATTCGACAGCTCATCGAAAAAAACAAGTACTCCTCAGCAATTACGGAACTGGAACAACTTTCCAAAATCATCCGATCCATCCCGAAAGAGAACCCTCAGTTTGCTCAAGCGGCCAAGAGTGCGTACTGGATCGGGATCGCGATTGATTTCCTTCAGAACTCTCTTGGAAATGACTCCATTTCTGCTGAAGCCAAACAGGCCGAAGCGCGTCTGAACGAGAACCTCAAAGATCGCTACAGCCTCTATTTCCGGAGTGGACGAGGAGATGCGGCACTCACTCGAAGAAGCCTGCTCGCAGCCATCGAAAAGACCAAGTCAGCGATTGTCGAAACCCAAACCGAAGAGCTTGAGAAAGCAAAGGAAGAGAGCGAGCAAATCGCCCAGCAGCAAGTCGAACTCGAAGAGAAACTCAACGAGTTCCGGGACGTCGCCACAGACGATGTCGCTGACCTCGATGCCAAAATCGCCGCGCTGCAGGAACAATACTCCGCCTCTTTGGAAGCCGAAGATTCCATTCAGACAAACCTCGTTCTAGTTCAGAATGTCATCACCGAGTTGCGAATCAAAATTGACATCCTCAGCACGGAGATTGCCGAGTTGGTCAACGCGAATTCCGGTCAAAGAATCACATTTCTAGTTCGGAGAATTATCACCACTAAGCGTATTCAGAGAACCGCCTTAGAGGAACAGTTATGGGCGGCCGAGCGAGATTTACTCGTCATCTCCAACAGCTACGCAACGCTGATGCAAAGCCGTAGCGAGTTGACTGCAGTTGGCCGAAGGATGATTCAACGTCGTCAAGAACTGGCCGGGAAGTACCAACGACAATCCGCAGGCGCCAGAGCAGAACTGGAGAAGCTCGAACGACTGCAGGCACAAATTGAACGTTCCGAGGAAAACGCGAAAGAGGATGTCAATTCGAATCGTCGGGTCAAATCGGCCAGTCGTCGCGTCCGCGAATTCTCCTCGTACTACGACGGATCATTGGCTGCCGAACGATCAAGATTAATTCAATCTTTGAAACAATAACTCACATCAGCACACTCATCGGATGCTCTCAATCCCTCATGGAGACTCCCCATGTCCGTCCGTCATTGGAATCGTTTCATTCTTCTCGGAATCGTCGCCAGTCTTGCAGGACTCAACTCCCGAGGTAGCCTCTCTGCGGAAGAAGTGGCCACGGATGCAGCATCAGAGCAAACCGAACGGGACCCCTTCCTGAGCGAGTTTCTCCAGAGTCATCCGGATCACCCGTTAAACCGGTGGGTTTCCGGAGATGTCTGGAACGGGAACGACTGGATGCCGTTTCATCGGGTCGTAGAGCAAGACGATCGTTGGAACCGTCTCTACAGATACCGTGAAGAGCGCGCCAAGCTTGAAGACAATTTTCGTGACCAACTGTTCCTTGCGGATGGATGTCGAGAGCACGGGTTATACGCCGAAGAACGTGCTCATCTGGTCCGGACTCTTCTCATTGACTACAGCTTTCACGAAGCACATGAACGGCTCGGTCATATTCATCGAAATGGGACCTGGATCTCTCCCGAACAAGTTCGACGAATGGCCAACGAAGCTGCCCGAACAGAAGAAAATCTCGCAGAATGGGAAAAAGAGATCGACAGACTCTCAAGACTCATTTCCCATTGCGCGCCCGGTTCGAAGGCCGAGAAGAAATGGATTGCCGAACTCAACACAATTCGAACTCCCGATGCCATTCCGGCCCTCGAACGCAACTTTGCTTCAAAAGGTCAGAGAGAAGCGAAGATTTTCCAGGACTGGCTGGGAACGATCGACAGCTATCGAGCATGTGAAGCACTGGCTCGCCAGGCAGTGCTTTCTGACTCGGCAAAATTCAGAACTCAAGCTGCGAAGCTGCTGCGGGATCGGCGACCAGAGACTTACGTTCCCTATCTTCTGCAAGGAATGACGTCGACGACTACGCGTTACCAGTTTGATGATCCTGATTTTGGAACGACGACCGCGTTCAACCCGATCAACACAATTTATCGAGTCGTCAGTGTTGATTCTTCCGATACAACGATCACGACCACAAGAGAAGTTCGTGTATCAAACGGGGCACTGCCAATTCCAGCGTTGCCCAGAAGACCCGCAAGGTTGCCGAGAGGACTGGTGGGATGGAATCTTTGGGGTGAGTGGTTTCAACGCGACGAAGTTCCGGTCATCTTCGACTTAACTGAAGCGAATGTTGGTTCCACAATTCTAATGAACTATGGCCAAGCGGCAATCGAAACAGGCCAAGACGTGCGTGATGCTCGAATTATGAGGACACTCGCTTCCGCGACTCAAATCGAAGTTGCAAGACAATGGGAAACTTCGCAAGACTGCTATGACTGGTGGAACGTTCACCAAGAAGTGCAACTTGCCGATGGAAAACTTCAACTCAACGACAACTATAATGATGGAACCTGGTACGTAGACAACCGTCGAGGAGAGGCTCTGCGAGTTGATCAAGTTGATACTATCAGAGCAGGATCATGTCTGGTTCCGGGGACTCTCGTCGAGACGGAGCGAGGTTCGATACCGATTGAAGAAATCGCTGTCGGGGATCAGGTACTCTCACAGGATATTGAAACCGGTGAGATCACATTCAAACCCGTCCTTCACTGTTCACTAGTTGAAGACACCGAGACAATCGAGATCGTCACATCTCATGACATAATTCGGTGCAGCCTGGGGCATCCCTTCTGGGTGTCAGGACTGGGATGGAGGCTGGCCAAAGAACTTGAACCGGGAATGTCATTCGTCACTGTGTCGGGTGAAACAAGAGAAATCACCTCGATCACCCCCGCAGAGAATGCGCCGGTCTACAATCTGATCGTCGCTGACTTTTCCACCTACTTCGTGGGAGAAGATCTCATTCTGACACATGGTCTGGGTGAACGGAGACCAACCGACATGGTCTACCCGGGAGTGATGCGAAAGTTTGAATAGCTGTCAGGCACCATGTTCATGAGCTACGATCAAGCTGCGTCACAAAATGGGCCATCGAGGAATCTCGAAAATCATGACATCGGCGGCTCCCGCAAGCGCACTCGATAGACAAACTTGAGCGAAATCGATAGCGTCAAAATCTCAACACAAAAGGAGATCTTGATGAATCGCTCGGTATTGAAGTTTGGTCTGACGTGGCTGGCAGTCGTGTCCGCATTTGTGATCCCGTCGCAGACAGTCGTCGCTCAGGATGACGTTCTCAAGTTGTGGCCATCGACACCTCCGAACGACGATCGAGAAGTTGGCCCGGAACAAGACTTCACCAAACCTGAAGATCGCCTGATTGCCGGTCGCCGTATTATCAAGCTCGGCAACGTCTCCACGCCGGAAATGCACGTTTATCTGGCACCTGAAGAAACTCGCAACGGATCATCCGTTGTCATTTGTCCGGGCGGTGGCTTTTCGATTCTCGCCTGGGATCTGGAAGGAACCGAAGTTGCCGAATGGCTCAACGGGCTGGGAGTCTCGGCGATTGTCTTGAAGTATCGTGTTCCCACGCGCGACCTCGATCCGAAATGGCAAGCTCCTGTTCAAGACACACAACGTGCCATCTCAATCACCCGGGCTCACGCTGAAAACTGGGGGCTTAATCCCGATCGCGTCGGTGTTCTCGGGTTCTCAGCAGGTGGTCATACCGCCGCCCGAGCAGCCATCATGACTGCACGGCAGTACGAGCCTGTTGACGAGTCAGACCAAAAATCCTGTCAGCCGAATTCGGCCATTCTCATCTACCCTGCGTGGCTTGCGAATGAGTCGGAAGACGGACTTCTTGAGGATTTGAATGCAACTCCAGAAACGCCTCCGATGTTTCTCGTTCATGCCTATGACGATCGCGTCAGCCCATTAAGCAGCGCCCTACTCTTCGTTGCTTTAAAGAAGGCCGACGTCCCGTGTGAACTACATGTCTTCGAATCGGGCGGTCACGGCTACGGATTGCGGCCTGTCGACGATCAACCAGTCACTCGCTGGTCATCACTCTGCTCCGACTGGCTACAGCGAATGGGCTGGACCGAATAACGCCTGCAATTGCGCTGGCCGATTTTGGCAGAATTCTCGAAACAATCGACTTGCTTCGGCGTTAGTTTTGTACCCGGAAAAGCGTGTACCGGAAGTTACGAATGTCGTCGCTGTCCTTGAATTGTGTTGAGTCCCGCATGGGTGCAACGTAGAATACGTGAGGAGATTTGTTGCATCCTGCAGGATCGGTGTGTGATGAATCTCCAACCCAAGCATCGACTTAGTTGACTGAAACGGCGCCTGTCAAAGAGCCGATGAACATCACTGGTCACCCGGTTGTCGTTCCCAATCACGAACCTCAACCCAATGCAAACCACACCTGTTGAAACACTCCCGCCCACCCCTACCTGGGCAACTTCACGCACGAACCGCTCCAATCAAGCACTCTTACGAGTACGACCATTGGGCGTCCCCACAATAAGCAGTCCCACCAAAAGAGTTTTCGAACTCGTTTGAGAGAACTCTGACTCGCCGCTGAACTACCTAAAGTAAACGATCCCAGCGAGTTCACTGGCAAGAGCAACTTCCTCAAGGTTTTCCTATGAGTCTTTTCTGCCCCAATTCAATCTTGCGATCATTGTTGATCTGCGTCTCGGGGTCCGTTCTGCTGCTCTCCGCATCCATCTTGAACGCCGAAACAACTCGCAAACGTCCTGATGAAATCAATAAGTTTCTGACAGAACACTGCGCCGGTTGCCATGAAGGCGAATATTCGGAAGCCAACTTCGACATCACTGCTCTGCAAGCAGACACATCCGATTCAAAAAATCTGGAACGATGGGTTCGCATCTATGATCGCGTCGAACAGGGGGAAATGCCTCCGGAAGAAGGTTCCGATCTTTCGGACAGCGAACGTGAGGCATTCGGAGAAAAATTGAGCGGCTGGATCCGACAATTGGAAAAACACGAGCGCGAACTGACAGGTCGTGTTCAAGGGAGACGCCTGACGAATCTTCAACTCGAGCGGACCCTGCATGACTTGCTCGGAATTGATATTCCACTCGCTGAACGAATGCCCGAAGAGCCAAAGTCGAGTGGCTTCACAACTGTCAGCGACGGACAGGCGATGTCCCATTTCCAGTTGCAACAGCATCTCGACATTGTTGACCTTGCTTTGGATGACGCCTTTCAACGTGCGCTGTCTCAAAAAGATCTCGAAACGAAGAAGCTGGATGCGAAAGCAATTTCGAGAACGAATCCGCGTCGCAGGACTCGTGAACCCGAACTAATCGACGGGATGGCTGTCACGTGGTCGGGAACCGTCTCATTCTACGGACGCGTTCCTGCGACCACGGCACGCGAAGATGGTTGGTATCGATTCACCGTTCGCGCCAAAGCTTTGAACATCCCCAAGCAAAAAGGAGTCTGGTGCTCCGTGCGGTCCGGGAAGTGTGTCTCGAGTTCATCGTTGCTCTCTTGGGTGGGGGCATTCGAAGCAACCGAAAAATTGGACGAGTGGACGTTTCAGTGCTGGCTCGAAAAAGGCGAAATGCTTGAAATCCGACCGGCCGATGTCGAATTAAAGAAGGCCCGCTTCGCTGGCGGACAAATCGGAACCGGCGAGGGAGGCCCACAGAACGTCCCCGGTGTTGCGATTGAAAACATCGTTGTCGATCGCATTCATCTTGGTCCGACCGATCAGGAAATTCGGAAACAACTGTTGGGAGATCTCGAGATCTCTCACAGCCCGAAAGGTTGGAAGTTCTCGAAAGTCAACAGCGACCAACCACGCCGAGACCTCAAGGAATTGATACTCGAATTTGCCAA
This DNA window, taken from Thalassoglobus sp. JC818, encodes the following:
- a CDS encoding putative quinol monooxygenase; translation: MKKHRDRSSQDKSQQKEAGSEWGGKMLVVTVRFETKPDCIEEFREAILFQARSSRENEEGCRQFDVCQSIDEPTVFSVYEIYQDEAAFEVHKTSPHSAITRERIGDLLASRDLKVWTRISD
- a CDS encoding DUF1592 domain-containing protein; its protein translation is MSVSTTMFRLHKLSAASLAIILNSLALTLLVDARPCCANPTDVKQASTAFFTSNCLDCHDSSTAEGGLDLTAVEGSIDEARWLDTWVRIFDKIEAGEMPPPDASTLSKENREDFLSTIRPLLVEAHAAQKGTQLRRLNASEYQNTLNDMFGTNLKLAELLPPDSLSHEFDNIGSALNMSMVQLQRYLDAADLVLETSIAKNTSPPESIHIDASYAKTANADRFLGKNWLKLPDDAVVFFQPWGYPTGMLREAGTRSAGWYRIRITGYAYQSDEPIEFSVGATTFARGLERPTFEYFAMPPGEPTTIELTAWIEDRYMIEITPYGIYDTKYAIKKLGIDRYRGPGLAILNVELDGPLTEEFPSRGHRLLFDGVDRHEVPPKNPKDKEKSWYQPRFEVVADDPLIVAAHSLQRVATAAFRRPATDEDVQPYRELFRSHVENGESIEEALKTATAAIMCSPRFLFLQEPAGPLDDYALATRLSYFLTRTSPDAELLAAASKGELTSNPETLRSQTSRLIKSEKFERFLSDFSESWLNLRELEFTTPDSVLFPEYDQFLLHSMRRETLAYLETLIKEDLPIETLVKSDFAMINSRLADHYGLPEVDGPEIRKVALGDDEASQIRGGFLTQAAVLKVSANGTNTSPVVRGVWVLERILGITPSPPPPGVPGVEPDTRGASTLRQILAKHRNLENCRSCHQMIDPPGFALESFNPIGAWRDRYRITSGRGTPISKIVHGRKTRYKLGLHVDASGETLDGKKFKGFVEFRDQLSQEKETLTRTFVEKLLTFATGRELGFSDREEIDLIVQHSIENQTGIGELVYAVVESEIFRSK
- a CDS encoding DUF1552 domain-containing protein; the encoded protein is MSTSKRVYFSTTRTLNRRHFLRGAGAAVVGLPFLDAMVPAFQSSARASAASQQATPRRFVALCATLGFHTPFLFPSKEGSLDGSTPYLNQMQDHLDHLTVISGLAHPEQQGNNGHASELTWLTSAQRPGLAGFKNTISIDQLMAEKVGLETRFPSLVLSTSGRSMSWNSNGVEIPGETRPSNVFKALFVNGSSAEVQRELKQLDRGQSILDTVKGDAEKLNSKLGIQDQRKLDEYFTAIRELEVRLNQSKSWATRPKPEVDAKAPVDISDRADAIGRQNLMYDMLVLALQSDSTRTATFQLSGMNAVPAIDGVSTDWHQLSHHGKDPEKIDELKIIEQAEFAAFNRFLAKMKDVVETESTLLDRTTILYGSNLGNASSHSPRNLPVMIAGGGFQHGNYVAHDDVDNTPFANLFVTFAQQMGLDIDTFGSSTATGVRGLEQRNS
- a CDS encoding alpha/beta hydrolase translates to MNRSVLKFGLTWLAVVSAFVIPSQTVVAQDDVLKLWPSTPPNDDREVGPEQDFTKPEDRLIAGRRIIKLGNVSTPEMHVYLAPEETRNGSSVVICPGGGFSILAWDLEGTEVAEWLNGLGVSAIVLKYRVPTRDLDPKWQAPVQDTQRAISITRAHAENWGLNPDRVGVLGFSAGGHTAARAAIMTARQYEPVDESDQKSCQPNSAILIYPAWLANESEDGLLEDLNATPETPPMFLVHAYDDRVSPLSSALLFVALKKADVPCELHVFESGGHGYGLRPVDDQPVTRWSSLCSDWLQRMGWTE
- a CDS encoding polymorphic toxin-type HINT domain-containing protein, producing MSVRHWNRFILLGIVASLAGLNSRGSLSAEEVATDAASEQTERDPFLSEFLQSHPDHPLNRWVSGDVWNGNDWMPFHRVVEQDDRWNRLYRYREERAKLEDNFRDQLFLADGCREHGLYAEERAHLVRTLLIDYSFHEAHERLGHIHRNGTWISPEQVRRMANEAARTEENLAEWEKEIDRLSRLISHCAPGSKAEKKWIAELNTIRTPDAIPALERNFASKGQREAKIFQDWLGTIDSYRACEALARQAVLSDSAKFRTQAAKLLRDRRPETYVPYLLQGMTSTTTRYQFDDPDFGTTTAFNPINTIYRVVSVDSSDTTITTTREVRVSNGALPIPALPRRPARLPRGLVGWNLWGEWFQRDEVPVIFDLTEANVGSTILMNYGQAAIETGQDVRDARIMRTLASATQIEVARQWETSQDCYDWWNVHQEVQLADGKLQLNDNYNDGTWYVDNRRGEALRVDQVDTIRAGSCLVPGTLVETERGSIPIEEIAVGDQVLSQDIETGEITFKPVLHCSLVEDTETIEIVTSHDIIRCSLGHPFWVSGLGWRLAKELEPGMSFVTVSGETREITSITPAENAPVYNLIVADFSTYFVGEDLILTHGLGERRPTDMVYPGVMRKFE
- a CDS encoding carboxypeptidase-like regulatory domain-containing protein is translated as MFLSACSSQSPDYASLGLVDVSGTIKIDGEPVPGAVVAFKDVSNGNESYGLTNSSGYYRLWFNSEKYGVMPGEKQIEFSTTRKILGLNSEEEGGVGEESEAGPPVENSGVEEFHEAYRKDSKIVVTVDDDSSTFDFDLASDGSTSQPL
- a CDS encoding DUF1592 domain-containing protein, whose product is MSLFCPNSILRSLLICVSGSVLLLSASILNAETTRKRPDEINKFLTEHCAGCHEGEYSEANFDITALQADTSDSKNLERWVRIYDRVEQGEMPPEEGSDLSDSEREAFGEKLSGWIRQLEKHERELTGRVQGRRLTNLQLERTLHDLLGIDIPLAERMPEEPKSSGFTTVSDGQAMSHFQLQQHLDIVDLALDDAFQRALSQKDLETKKLDAKAISRTNPRRRTREPELIDGMAVTWSGTVSFYGRVPATTAREDGWYRFTVRAKALNIPKQKGVWCSVRSGKCVSSSSLLSWVGAFEATEKLDEWTFQCWLEKGEMLEIRPADVELKKARFAGGQIGTGEGGPQNVPGVAIENIVVDRIHLGPTDQEIRKQLLGDLEISHSPKGWKFSKVNSDQPRRDLKELILEFANRAFRRPVTEDEIEPYLDFAMASYNESKNLLDSIRLGYRSLLCSPRFLYFTEPSNQLDDYELATRMSYFLWNSPPDEELLDLASRGKLQNEDVLRDQVQRMLADSKALNFLPDFAAEWLDLSEIDFTTPDRRLHPDFDLIVQESMLEETHTFLQYLLDNNLSVTNIIRSDHTFLNERLARYYEIDGIEGDELQYVSLNPQSNRGGLLTQGAILKVTANGTTTSPVLRGVWVSERLLGVEIPPPPSGIPGIEPDIRGATTIREMLDKHKSDPSCASCHKAIDPPGFVLEHFDASGAWRDRYPQQRGKSSKSAAVIDPSNSLASGESFDNLAEFQELVCQNPEGLAENLASKLLTYGTGAPISFSDRDEIKKIVEAAREDQFGFRTIVEEVVVSDIFQSK